From the genome of Natronococcus sp. CG52:
TTCGAAGTAGCCATGCTCGTAAGCGAGTATCAGCGCCTCTTGCTGTGTCTCAGTAAGTGCCGCTTCGGTCTCGATTGGTGTGAGCGCGTGCAGTTCCGTCAGCGTGATCGGGATCTCCAATTCTCGACACCGGTGTTGGAAGGTCGCGAGGTCGCTTCGATCATCGCTGCGCACGTTGAACACCCACTCCTGTTTTGTGCCAACGGCTTTGATGAGTGGAATCCCGGTCTCTATCAGCGCGCTTAGCACTCCGGAGTATTCCAAGGCCCACTCAACGCGCAACAGATACTCGTCCGCGACGGAATCGACGAGGCGAATATCTTCCACCCCTGGATGATCGGTGAACACTCCCTCGATGTCGTCAACGACGGCCCCCCGCACCCAGAAGTAAGGAATTACTACGTCTTGAGCCGGGATAATTCGTT
Proteins encoded in this window:
- a CDS encoding helix-turn-helix domain-containing protein, which codes for MATEATFTVPSDQFPLGTVFEQLPDVTVSLERIIPAQDVVIPYFWVRGAVVDDIEGVFTDHPGVEDIRLVDSVADEYLLRVEWALEYSGVLSALIETGIPLIKAVGTKQEWVFNVRSDDRSDLATFQHRCRELEIPITLTELHALTPIETEAALTETQQEALILAYEHGYFESPREVTMKDLGDELGISHQAVASRLRRGINQILGTTLSGTTAPSR